From a single bacterium genomic region:
- a CDS encoding MBL fold metallo-hydrolase, producing the protein MFKLILFLILFGHITGVANARAHFETDNIITSGGDLKITFIGHASLTFTFNGKVIHVDPDGGLADYSTFPKADIILITHEHDDHFDLSAIKILRTDQTKLVLTETCARKISGGIVMKNGDMQIVQGIKIEAIPAYNIIHKRDNGQPFHPEGVGNGYILIFGDKRVYVAGDTENIPEMKILQGIDVAFLPMNLPYTMTPEMVTEAAKLFRPKILYPYHYGNTDTSKLVELLKGEQEIEVRIRKMS; encoded by the coding sequence ATGTTTAAACTTATTTTATTCCTAATACTTTTTGGACATATTACAGGTGTAGCCAATGCTCGGGCTCATTTTGAAACAGATAATATTATCACATCCGGCGGTGATCTGAAGATTACTTTTATTGGACACGCGAGCTTAACCTTTACCTTTAATGGAAAAGTCATTCATGTTGATCCTGATGGTGGGCTGGCGGATTACTCCACATTTCCCAAAGCAGATATTATTTTAATAACCCACGAGCATGATGACCATTTTGATTTATCAGCTATCAAAATATTACGAACTGATCAAACCAAATTAGTTCTTACGGAAACTTGTGCCAGGAAGATTTCAGGCGGCATCGTGATGAAGAATGGAGATATGCAAATCGTTCAAGGAATAAAAATTGAGGCAATACCAGCATACAATATTATCCATAAGCGTGATAATGGGCAACCCTTCCATCCGGAGGGGGTCGGAAACGGATATATTTTAATTTTTGGTGATAAACGAGTCTATGTGGCTGGTGATACGGAGAATATTCCCGAGATGAAAATACTACAGGGGATTGATGTGGCTTTTCTGCCTATGAATCTGCCCTACACCATGACACCGGAGATGGTTACGGAAGCCGCAAAACTGTTCAGACCGAAAATCCTTTATCCGTATCATTACGGTAATACCGATACTTCTAAACTGGTGGAATTGCTGAAAGGTGAGCAGGAGATTGAGGTGCGTATTCGTAAGATGAGCTAA